GATGTCTTTGTGAATTAACTTCCGTGGCCTCAGGAATATCTTGTTGAACAGATCTATCTTGTCTTCTCTTACTCGTTCATTTTCCCCACCAATGTCGTTGTCTCCTGGGATGTAGAATGGCTGGAAGTATCAAGTGaagcattattatattaacatAAGATTCTTGCTTTGttcaattaaaaaagaatgGTTTGATTGTATTGAATAGGCTTGAAAACTatgggattgatttataataatctgTCACCACTAACATGCTACATTATCCCGATAACTATATAGTTATCGGAGTTAGAATAGTTATAGCCCACacaataacatttaaaagtgATGCATCATCAATAAACTAATTACAGTGCCAGTAAGATTAAAGCTTGAAAAACTTACTTTAAATGAATGATCATAGGGAGCAAAGATGTCAAAGATGCGGTTGACATATCTGGCGTACTGTTCATCTGTGGCAATAGAGCCCTCGTCCATGAGGTCCCCGAGGAACACCACCACGTCCGGCTGCACATGCCGCAGAGCTTCACGAAATGTAGCCTTCACATATCTGCAATTAAGAACAAACTAATtgaataacttaaattatgaTGCTCAAAAGCTTCTAGTGAATGCATAGGGCAATCAAATTATTCTTAATTGAAACTAATTGGTTCAAATTACAATGAGTCAGATTAACATTGTATGAGActgtttatctatttattttatcagcaGCTTTACAATATGTGTCATAACAGTCCCAAAACCTAAGTGCTAATGCTTTGATCCCTCTGTCAAGTCTAAGAAAatacattcatcatcatcatcatcaggtcctgggatccctaatcagggacatagggctcgaagtttagatttccactctgaccggtcctgtagaaaatacatttacataaataatattatactagtTCCTTAAAGTTTATCAGGTGCACTAACCTGTCACTGTCCCAGATGAACAGCCAGTTGAGCGGGAACATGGCGGCCTGCTCCCCCTGCAGCTGCGGGTCGGCCACCAGCAGCACGCGCGTgcagccggcggcggcggcggcgtcccCGGGGCAGGCCAGCGGGGCCCACTCCCGCGCCCCGAGCCGGTACACCAGCCACTCGCAGTACACCACCACGCCCGCCACGCCCAGGAGAAGGAGGCGAGCTGTCGGTCTAGCAGAGAACGGAAGAGTTAAGACTTGGAAAAGTTACAAGTTATGATAAAGCGTATTGAAGGAAGACTTACAATCGCCTCAAGTTCATGATGTAAGCAACATTTGTATGTGGATGTTTGGTGGATTGCACATAGCTGTTATCGTAGTACTCTCAAATCTAAATCCAGAAAGTTTCAGTTAAGATAACTGAAAGATAATAAATAGAAATTCAAAAAGAAAACACTGAAAACTTGAAgttgtttgttttgatttaACTGTCAGTTGTCATCTGTCAGTTCAgtgctgtcactgtcagttTTTAACCAAACTGTCATTCTGAAGTAAACATTACCGGCTGCCGTAACCTCAATGATTATTCTGAGATCAATCATGAAAAGTCACGCTTTTTATGAAAGCAATGACCTCTCTTTCAACAGTATACTTGCAGATAATGAAAATACCGAGGAAAATACCATACTAAACGCTGCCAATGCCGACTCCTTCATAATCAGCGGCAAAGGATTCCACTGTAGGTACGGTAAGTATACAACCCAGTTTCCACAGGCTTGTGTTTAAATCTTAAACAAGTTTAAATAAAACGGaataacataagtaagtacttacgtgcttatacctacctaaaataaaataatatacttataagaGAAGTTGTGTACAAATTTTATTTCGTGAACGACATTATACAACAGCttgtaagtatataggtatagaACAGCAATCCTCACGACCACATAACAAGCATCGCGTCACGACGACCACTAGTTAGTCCTCATCGCTGGTCCAGTCCTGGCCAGCCTTGAACTTCATGAGCGGGGTCGCCGACAGCCTCTGCTTGCCGAGCTTGGCCTGCGACGCGGTGACCTCAGCATAGGGGTGCTGCGTGGCGCGCAGTTTCTGCCGCGGCTTCTCCGTGGCCACTTCAATAGCGCGCACTTGCGGCGCCTGGGTCTCCATGTCGTGGGTTGGTGAAGGAGGCTTCTGAATGGATTTCTCTTCTTTGGTGAACTGGATGGCGGCGTCGGAGCGGTCCTCCTCGTCGCTGCTGTCCGAGGAGGAGCTGGATGTGGTGTCGGTCGAGGAGTCTGATTGCGTCATGatgataaaatttaatgttttgttgGATGTAACTGAAATGCTGAATGTGTATTGGATAGGTACCGAGAGGGTTTTCTACATCGGTGATGTTTTAGGATTTTCTAaaggattttattttaataagatcATGGGttgttttgttagttttaGGCTTGTTTCAggatattttcatttcatgaTATTTTCACCCAGAAGTTTGACAAATCTTGACGTTTTgaccatagagaaaataaacgaaataaacTACGATCTTGACCGTAGAGTTTTGatcatagactagaatattatgttttgatGATTATTGATTACAGTGTGATTACAGCGATTACAGTACTTCCACCGTCCATggttttttgaaaaataatatccttaggaatgtttattttgaaaatctCAAAGATGACCAGAATCATGAGTAGTGCGACAACTATGAGTTAACCTGAAATTTTTATTCAGAACAcctttatacttacatatttatagacTCTTACTAGTCCTATAGGGTGTAGTTCTATACTACCCTAGTCCTATACTACCCTCTACCTATGATGAAGATATTACGACATAATGATGCATTTGGATATCATAACaaatgacatatttttcacagcttgtttatttacaacaaaacgTGTAACAAAATGACAATGTCGCTTTTCATACCAGACTTCAgaattcatatttttgtttaaccGAGAACGGAACGTGTTCAGAACAGGTAGAGCTCGGACTCGACGGGCGCGGGCTTGCCGGAGACCATGACCTCGCCGCCGGCGCCCACGAAGATCTCTCCCGTCAAGGTGGGCGGCTTGTCggggtcggcggcggcggcggtgccggcgggcggcgcggccaACGCCTCCGCCGCCGTCGTCGGCGCAGCTGCGTGCTTGCCGTGCTTGCCGTGCTTGGGGCCCTTCTTCTTCGCCTCCTCCACCTTCGCCAGCTCCTTCTCTATCGCCTTCTCCTCTTCCTTCAGTCTCTCCTTCTCTTTCTGCCTCTCTCTCTCCACCTCTTTCTCCTTTTCTTTCTCTTTCTCCTTCTTCTGTTTCTCCGCCTGCTCCTTCTCCTTCTTCTCTTTGATCTTGTCCTCTTTGGCTTTGGCCTTCTCTTCCTCGAGCTTCTTCTTGGCCTCCTTCAAGTCCTTCTCGACCTTGAGTTTGGCCTCCTTCTCGGCCTTGGCCTTGCTGATCTCGTACTCGGCGATCTCCTTCTCGAGCGTGCGGCGCTCCTCCACCTCCACGGCCGCGTGGCCCACGATGTTGTCCAGCTGCTCCGTGCTGCAGGACAGAAACGTAAGTAACTAGTTAGGCGGTTATTTAACATATAATACGTCAACAATATCTACAGCTGTTGACGAATCTGAagatgttaaataaaattcaacaaGTGAAATATTGAATGCAACTTATGATAAGCTCGTGTGTTGTGACTTGtacatgtacggtggcctgcgcctaaaagtatacaggcggagattttaaaatagcgatctcaagctcacatgctgctcaagcacatccacataaacaccactgctacacacatcacacacaacacgtccctggatttataacagatgtagctggtcccttcatcatcagggatcgctattttaaaaactccgcctgtatacttttaggcgcaggccaccgtacatgaCTGTGATTGTGATGATGTCGAGTGAGTAAAAATGACAGCGCCTTAGCTAAGTTTGCATAGCaatgttttatttcaaatagttTGCAGTTTGTATCGTACAGGCATTTGTTTAGTGTAGGGTTGTATATTTTGCCGCAGGGAGCAAAAACCCTGGGTGCTATGGTGTGGGGTACTCACAAGTCCGCGTCGACGCCCTCCGGCGCCTCCAGCTTGTAGAAGGGGAAGCACTCGGAGTCGCAGTACGTGGGGATCACCGCCACGCCCTCCGGACCAGCTGAGGGAGAGCAGAGCGTCTAATAGCTGTGTAACGTGTCTATGTGCGTGTGCTCTAACTATActtactaggtaggtactcataCACTTTATGTATTGAAGAGGAATAAACATTAAGACAGTAAGTAGAGACTTCTTTTTTCGTATTCACCATGTCGTGACAGACTATAGACCTGGACATGGTCACCATGGTAAACTTAAGGATGTTCATGGTCACCACGgtaaaggattagccagtcggATCAGTTGTCAGTCTCTGACCACCCACGGTGAGCCggaagtaggtatacctataagGCGCAGGGGACAAGTCACTCGGAGAATCAACTATTGCACCATGCCTCACTAAAAAAACCATAAGTATCACAGAATGAGTACTCACGAGGTAACCGCGACATCCCGTGTCGGATCGCGTCCATGTACTTCATGAAGTTACCAGCGAACGTGTTCTCAAACTTGCCCATACGTCTACCGAGGATTATGGACACCAGAGTACCGAGGTACAGGTACCCGGCCGCCTTCACTATGAACTCTCGGAGATCGTAACGCTctgaaatatataattaaataagttataaTTACTGACCTAACTTTACGAAGTAGGGGTAACAATAATCTCCTTCTTCGAATATCCAAAGTCGGTGGCAAACACTATAGCTCAATTAGGGTTCGTCTCCGTGGTGATAAGATTAGGTAGTTTGTCAGAATAGATGTCAGTCAGCGTCTGTCCATCCTGGGTCCACTTTATATCACTCGAGGTGACTCCTTACAGGCACCCCAGAAGCAATAATCATAACCTATCGGTATTAAAACTGCAAATGTTACCTAGGGGTGGCTCATAATGCGCGGAGTCGGTCTGCTTGAGCGTGTTCCCGTAGCACTCGCAGTAGGTGACCGGGCAGGAGCACACGGTGCCCGCCGGCATCGCCAGGCTCATCTCGATGGCGCGGGTGCCCTTCAGACCCGCCTGGAATTTAGGTAGGAGATGGTTAGGTTTGAAAACTTGGGGTAAAACGAGTCTAGTTGATACCTTGCGTATTGGATGATCGAGTATCTTCTTAAGTTTATAATATGTTGCTTGTAGATCTACGTGAGTCACCAATAGATGAAAGAACGGAAGAGCAGGGAGCAGCTCCTGGGACTTAATCTTATCGGAGTTCATTACGACATCCTGACTTGTTGTGGCCACAAAGCAAATACATTTGTTTTGTGGTTGTAGCAGTCCTTGTCATATATTGTTAGTTAGTAGACTCACTATCTCCAGCAAGTAGTGATGATGATACTGATACAGTGAGTAGTGacataatgtatgtaattGCGTACCCCTTGTCCGCGGTACCACATGCGCGCCATGTTGAACTTCTTGGAGCGCGTGTCGATAACGGCCATGGCCTTGGACTTGCCGGACACGGGGAAGGTGCCGATGAGCCGCTCGTAGTGGCGGCGGATCCACTCCACGTGCGCCTCGGGATTGTTGGCCACCGTGCCCGGGTACGGGGACTTGTCCACGCCGAGGACCTCGTCGGTGTCTTTAGTGCCGCGGCGCGGGACCGGCGCCTGCGGGTCCGCCTTCGGGTCGCCCTTCGCGCCCTTAGGCGGCTTCGGGTCAGGGTCCTTGTGCAGCCGCTTCGCCTTCTTGCGCACCTGCCGGAGCCGCTTGAGGCGCGCGCGGTCGTCCATGCCGTCGATCTGCAGCACGCTGCTGCGCAGGTCGCGCTCCGAGGGCTCGGCGTAGTACAGCTGCAGGCGGCGACCGGGCCGGCGGATGTAGAAGCGCTCGGCGCGCGCcggcccgccgcgccgctccgACGGCACCAGGTCTACCACGTTCAGCAACTCGCTCTGCACGCCGGCGGCAGATGAGGCTGACatagtttttgttttggtCTTACTTTTTTTCTGTTTCTTCTCCTGCGTGTGTAGCGCCTGCACCAGCACGACGGGGAGTTTTTTCGGCTTATTTTTCCGTTTTTGTATGTCTTTCGAGATGGCggtttgcattttttttatggcGCCGAATGTGGTCTTGCATGAAATTTTGGTGGTCTTCTTTATTTTGTCCCACATTTTGGGTCCTCCGATGTAGTTTCTGATGGACTCGTGTGTTTCTTCAACGTAGCTGTgagcgggcgcggcgcggcggcgcagcGCGGCGAGGGGGTCGGAGGGCGCGCCGTCGATGACCTGCAGCAGCACGgaggggcggcgcggcgcgctgTCGGAGCTCGACACGTACTGCGCCGAGTCGGAGTCGCCGGAGCGGGACGTCACCGCCGCCGCGTACTGCACGTCCAGGATGCTGCGGATGGCGGTGTcgcgccgccccccgcccccgcgccccccgccgtgcccgccgccgctgctGTAGCCGCCGCCGCGGTATGACGGCGGAGAGTCCGACTCATCGTACGAGTCGTAATACTGGGACAGAAAAGATCAGcgatattattaatttctataagtacttagtgaATTTCACACACACTTTATTCTACTAGTACTTGTTGCAACTGTATCCTAAATCTTTACCTGTTCTCTCCTCTCGTCATATTTATGCCGGGGTTGCCTGAGCCCTCCAGTCATGTTTTCATAACATTCAGTACTGCTCGGTTGGACTGCTATTAAATTCTTGGGAAATACAGGAGCCACTCAATCAACACTGAAagaacaaaaaagttatttatctcttatatttttttattgcgagTTCGGTGAAAGAATACACAGGTTCAGatggtacctaggtacctaagcTAGGTACATTATTTAGAATACCTTAATAATGAATGCCTGGGTTttgaatgatgatgatatgaaTGATTGAAGtcacattataattttacctcGAATTAGAAGACCGGAGTACAGGATTCTACCTTATTTAGTAACATCGTATTTTACGCGGTAAAGCTCCTATCTGAAGCAATCTGaaatttttaaagtttatttattatttttaggtaaTTTTTTGGCGTTTTGTCTTTATTACTTTTTGTGACTTTCTTGACAGAAACATTCTTTACCGCTTTCTTGTACCTTGGAAATGATGGCTGTATCCCAGATGTCTCTGCTTTATGATATCATGAAGGTTCTTTACGACCATGGACAGTTTTTAAGAATAAAGTGccaaaataaagaataaatatgaataaaatgtcTGACTATTGACAGATAAATAATCCAAAACAGGAAATTTTTCGGtctcaatattttaaattaatttttagtGCCTGATTCATcgtttgtttaattttggcatacggtaaaacatttaaatctacttAAATGGTGACATAAACTTGAGAACCAATGTTACCTCAGACCGGGCTGGGTCGGCCATGTTTGGACGTCTTCTGTCAGCGCCGAGGGTCACTCTACCATGATGAGCTGGTCTCCAAGCACCATGCGAAGGTGGAAGGACCCTCCCTGGGCACCACCACCCTATCCATTGCCATGCTAACACTGCTGAGTGTAGTATGCTGCAGTGAAACTTGTCAGCTCTTAGACGGTATATTCACAAACTGTCTCGCTACAAGTGTTATTAACGTCGCCATTTACTTCCTTGTAACGGCAGCGTTCTGTTTACTCTTCGTTGTGAATGATGGTTCATTGGAATATTTTGAAAAGGTAACTGCATGTTTGTATgattgtaggtatattgtactACAAGTGTGGTTTGCGAGTTGCGAGAAACACGATTGTGGACttattattgtatacttaCAGCAAGAGAGATATGACCACCTATAGCTACATAACTATTAATTAAAGAGGCTTCTGTAGGAAAAAAGTTTCTTCCAACTGTgactataataaatattattgtctTAATTACTTTGAACAGGAAAAAGAACGTCTAAGACCGTATTGGAGTTGTGTAACCTCGTTGGCGGAGTTTTCAGAGACATTACACCTGAATGATGTGCTGAAAAAGAGAGTATTGCCTTGCAAATCCAAAAGTAAGttctatacttacttaggttGCTTACTACCTTTCTACTTGCGTTCcttgtatctacctgtaccggtgacctgattatgcgaaagcgctcatgacatttaaaaatccgggaaatgctccgtgagtgagcgctttcccataatcaggttaccggtacgggtagatatagggaacccgattctctatgtaagcttaaattactgttttaattttgtagtaatagtgttgttttctttttgcacaccttataataaaattttcttgcacctcctgtgggttgactggtagaaaatgcttgtagcattaagtccaccctttgtacacttatttttatatttgtgcaataaaggattaaataataaataataa
This is a stretch of genomic DNA from Plutella xylostella chromosome 4, ilPluXylo3.1, whole genome shotgun sequence. It encodes these proteins:
- the LOC105391034 gene encoding metallophosphoesterase 1, whose product is MNLRRLPTARLLLLGVAGVVVYCEWLVYRLGAREWAPLACPGDAAAAAGCTRVLLVADPQLQGEQAAMFPLNWLFIWDSDRYVKATFREALRHVQPDVVVFLGDLMDEGSIATDEQYARYVNRIFDIFAPYDHSFKPFYIPGDNDIGGENERVREDKIDLFNKIFLRPRKLIHKDIIFLEIDGITHVMPDVDDDMLSEFKLRIAVSHYGVASRQMQDKFRPHIYFSAHTHESRLVRHRGGMAHRQQRLLDKTLTVVFDNETVNEIFVPTCSYRMGTREIGYGAAVIEKDYTQMRYTVLWTPERFPSLLAYAAIAVLAVLLVVIKAIIRVMASSRSYYQKLQHSV
- the LOC105391047 gene encoding uncharacterized protein LOC105391047 — encoded protein: MTGGLRQPRHKYDERREQYYDSYDESDSPPSYRGGGYSSGGGHGGGRGGGGRRDTAIRSILDVQYAAAVTSRSGDSDSAQYVSSSDSAPRRPSVLLQVIDGAPSDPLAALRRRAAPAHSYVEETHESIRNYIGGPKMWDKIKKTTKISCKTTFGAIKKMQTAISKDIQKRKNKPKKLPVVLVQALHTQEKKQKKSKTKTKTMSASSAAGVQSELLNVVDLVPSERRGGPARAERFYIRRPGRRLQLYYAEPSERDLRSSVLQIDGMDDRARLKRLRQVRKKAKRLHKDPDPKPPKGAKGDPKADPQAPVPRRGTKDTDEVLGVDKSPYPGTVANNPEAHVEWIRRHYERLIGTFPVSGKSKAMAVIDTRSKKFNMARMWYRGQGAGLKGTRAIEMSLAMPAGTVCSCPVTYCECYGNTLKQTDSAHYEPPLERYDLREFIVKAAGYLYLGTLVSIILGRRMGKFENTFAGNFMKYMDAIRHGMSRLPPGPEGVAVIPTYCDSECFPFYKLEAPEGVDADFTEQLDNIVGHAAVEVEERRTLEKEIAEYEISKAKAEKEAKLKVEKDLKEAKKKLEEEKAKAKEDKIKEKKEKEQAEKQKKEKEKEKEKEVERERQKEKERLKEEEKAIEKELAKVEEAKKKGPKHGKHGKHAAAPTTAAEALAAPPAGTAAAADPDKPPTLTGEIFVGAGGEVMVSGKPAPVESELYLF